From one Musa acuminata AAA Group cultivar baxijiao chromosome BXJ2-6, Cavendish_Baxijiao_AAA, whole genome shotgun sequence genomic stretch:
- the LOC135615908 gene encoding glycerol kinase-like yields the protein MSGGEEFFIGSIDQGTTSTRFIIYDRHAQPIASHQVEFTQFYPEAGWVEHDPTEIVQSVRVCMAKALDKATAAGHNVDAGLSAIGLTNQRETTVIWSRSTGLPLYNAIVWMDARTSTICHRLVRDLPGGRDHFVPTCGLPISTYFSALKIMWLLENVDVVRDAVRSGDAMFGTIDTWMIWNLTGGCGAVDREENPVHGLHVTDCSNAARTMLMDLRTLDWDRPTLDALGIPIEILPKIISNSEKIGVIANGWPLAGIPLAGCLGDQHAAMLGQLCRKGEAKSTYGTGAFILLNTGDEIVRSSHGLVTTVAYKLGPEAPTSYALEGSIAIAGAAVQWLRDGMGIIHTASEIEDLAELVENSGGVYFVPAFNGLFAPWWRDDARGVCIGITRFTNKGHIARAVLESICFQVNDVLASMHKDAGERVEAKTNVREFLLRVDGGATVNNLLMQIQADLLGSPVVRPADVETTALGAAYAAGLAIGVWTEEQIYSAGHKEKTTVFHPKLDEAHRKKRSESWNKAVSRTFDLADLSL from the exons ATGTCGGGAGGAGAAGAATTCTTCATAGGATCGATCGATCAGGGCACGACCAGCACTCGATTCATCATCTACGATCGCCACGCTCAGCCCATCGCCTCCCACCAagtagagttcacccaattctaTCCCGAAGCCGG ATGGGTGGAGCACGACCCGACGGAGATCGTGCAGAGCGTGCGGGTGTGCATGGCGAAGGCCCTCGACAAGGCGACCGCCGCTGGCCACAACGTCGACGCTGGCCTCAGTGCGATCGGCCTCACCAATCAGCGGGAGACCACCGTCATCTGGAGCCGATCCACCGGCCTCCCCCTCTACAACGCCATCGTGTGGATGGACGCCCGCACCAGCACCATCTGCCACCGCCTCGTCCGCGACCTCCCCGGCGGGCGCGACCACTTCGTCCCCACCTGCGGCCTCCCCATCAGCACCTATTTCAGCGCCCTCAAGATCATGTGGCTTTTGGAGAACGTGGACGTGGTCAGGGACGCCGTCCGCTCCGGCGACGCCATGTTCGGCACCATCGACACCTGGATGATTTGGAACCTCACCGGCGGCTGCGGCGCGGTGGACCGTGAGGAGAATCCGGTGCACGGCCTGCACGTCACCGACTGCTCCAACGCCGCACGGACCATGCTGATGGATCTCCGTACCCTAGACTGGGACCGCCCCACCCTGGACGCCCTGGGAATCCCCATCGAAATCTTGCCCAAGATCATCAGCAATTCGGAGAAGATCGGCGTGATCGCCAACGGGTGGCCCCTCGCCGGGATCCCCTTGGCCGGCTGCCTCGGCGACCAGCACGCCGCTATGCTGGGCCAGCTGTGCCGGAAAGGCGAGGCCAAGAGCACCTACGGGACCGGCGCGTTCATCCTGCTCAACACCGGCGACGAGATCGTCCGCTCGTCGCACGGCCTCGTCACCACCGTCGCCTACAAGCTTGGCCCCGAGGCGCCCACCAGCTACGCCCTGGAAGGCTCGATCGCCATCGCCGGCGCGGCGGTCCAGTGGCTGAGGGACGGGATGGGGATCATCCACACCGCCTCGGAGATCGAGGATCTGGCAGAGCTGGTGGAGAATTCTGGCGGCGTGTACTTCGTGCCGGCGTTCAACGGGTTGTTCGCGCCGTGGTGGCGAGACGACGCTCGAGGGGTTTGCATCGGAATCACCAGGTTCACCAACAAAGGGCACATAGCGCGGGCGGTGCTCGAGAGCATCTGCTTTCAGGTCAACGATGTGCTGGCTTCCATGCACAAGGATGCTGGGGAGCGAGTGGAAGCGAAGACCAATGTACGGGAATTCCTGCTTCGGGTCGACGGAGGCGCCACCGTCAATAATCTTCTTATGCAAATACAG GCTGATCTATTGGGGAGCCCAGTTGTTAGACCCGCAGATGTCGAAACTACTGCACTTGGAGCAGCATACGCAGCTGGATTAGCTATCGGTGTCTGGACCGAAGAACAGATATACTCAGCGGGGCACAAAGAAAAGACCACAGTCTTCCATCCAAAATTAGATGAGGCTCACAGAAAGAAGAGGTCCGAGTCTTGGAACAAGGCTGTGTCTAGAACTTTTGATTTGGCTGATCTTTCCCTTTAG